A genomic window from Elaeis guineensis isolate ETL-2024a chromosome 3, EG11, whole genome shotgun sequence includes:
- the LOC105041436 gene encoding alcohol dehydrogenase-like 7 isoform X1 produces MEMEEKSPKPIRCKAAVCRAAGEPLQIEEVEVAPPKAHEARIKIVCTSLCHSDLTFWRLKDFPGVYPRIFGHEAVGVVESVGEGVEEVGVGDTVVPTFLAHCKDCVDCRSERSNLCSKLPFNLIPGMPRDRTTRFTDAKGEPVHNFLFVSSFSQYTVVDVGHLTKVDPGIPFDKACLLSCGVSTGVGAAWKVAEVEAGSSVAIFGLGAVGLAVAEGARLRGASKIIGVDLNPDKFELGKKFGLTDFVNPKEIGERSVSEVIMEMTNGGADYCFECIGLASLMNDAFQSCRPGWGKTIILGVEMHGAPLCISSSEILHGKCIMGSLFGGIKAKNDIPIFVKKYLNKELQLDNFITHEVGLQEINKAFDLLVEGKSLRCTIWMDR; encoded by the exons ATGGAGATGGAGGAGAAGAGCCCAAAGCCAATCAGATGCAAAG CGGCGGTGTGCAGAGCCGCCGGCGAACCGCTCCAGATAGAGGAGGTGGAGGTGGCTCCACCCAAAGCCCACGAAGCCCGCATAAAAATCGTCTGCACCTCCCTCTGCCACAGCGACCTCACCTTCTGGCGCCTGAAG GATTTCCCCGGCGTCTACCCCCGAATCTTCGGCCACGAGGCAGTCGG AGTGGTGGAGAGCGTGGGAGAGGGGGTGGAGGAGGTTGGGGTGGGGGACACGGTGGTCCCGACGTTTCTGGCACACTGTAAGGACTGCGTGGACTGCAGGTCGGAGCGGAGCAATCTCTGCTCCAAGCTACCGTTCAATCTTATTCCCGGGATGCCGAGGGATAGGACCACCAGATTCACGGATGCCAAAGGGGAGCCGGTACACAACTTCCTCTTCGTGTCCAGCTTCAGCCAGTACACCGTGGTGGATGTGGGCCACCTCACCAAGGTGGACCCCGGCATCCCCTTCGACAAGGCCTGCCTCCTTAGCTGCGGCGTCTCCACCG GAGTGGGGGCGGCGTGGAAGGTGGCGGAAGTAGAGGCCGGATCCAGCGTAGCCATTTTTGGACTCGGAGCTGTTGGTCTGGCG GTGGCAGAAGGGGCCAGGCTTCGTGGAGCTTCTAAGATCATCGGTGTGGATTTGAATCCCGACAAATTTGAGCTTG GAAAGAAGTTTGGCTTAACTGATTTCGTTAATCCAAAGGAGATTGGAGAGAGAAGTGTCAGTGAG GTAATCATGGAGATGACCAATGGGGGTGCTGATTACTGCTTCGAGTGCATCGGTTTAGCATCCCTGATGAATGACGCATTCCAAAGCTGTCGTCCG GGTTGGGGAAAGACTATTATATTAGGAGTGGAAATGCATGGAGCACCATTATGCATAAGCTCTAGCGAGATTTTACATGGTAAATGTATCATGGGTTCACTATTTGGAGGGATAAAAGCGAAGAACGATATTCCAATTTTTGTTAAGAAATATCTCAATAAG